The sequence ACATTCCGGGCGGCTCGGTCACATCCGCATCTTCCATTCGCTTTTCACACAACAAGTCAGGGCGGGAGACACGCGGTTGAAAGCCGATGTCGGCGGCGGCCCGTTACACGATATCGGTATCTACTGCATCAATGCTGCCCGCTACCTTTTTCAGGCGGAACCGACCGAGGTGTTTGCCGCGGCATCACGAACGGGAGACGCTCGGTTTCGGAAAGTACCCGAAATGCATGCGGTGATCATGCGGTTCCCAGCGGATAGGCTGGCCACATTCGTAAGCAGTTTCGGCGCTGCCGATCGAGCGGAATATGACGTGGTCGGGACGAAAGGAACGGCTCGGCTTGAGTCTGCCTATGAGTATGCAGAGGGAATGCGCGCCTTGATCACGGTCGGGGATCGTCCCAAAACCATACACTACCCTAAGCGCGATCAGTTCGGCCCGCAACTGCTCTATTTTTCAGATTGCATCCTGCACAAGCGATCTCCGGGACCGTCCGGGCTGGAGGGCACATTAGATGTCGCCATCATCGAAGCCCTGCAGGAGTCGGCGGCCCGGGGTCGGTCGGTGAAGATCCGCTGTCGAGACACTCCGGTGCGGCGCCCAAGTCTTTCACAACTGGCTCGTTGTCCGGCGGTTTCCTCTCCTCGGCTCGTTCGTGCCCCGTCACCAACGAAATGACCCCACGTCTTAGGCATTGGCTTACGGCAAACTAGGGGTTTGCCCGGTGTGCGTTCGGCTCCCCTCCAGTACACTGCATTGAAAGCACCTAACTCGAACCGTGAGTCGAATGTCAGCGAATCGTATTTGAGTATCGTCGGATCTGACTATTCGAAGTGCGGTCGAACCGACGATCACAACGTTCCAACTACGTCCGATTCGATTCGTGGACCGGTTGTGTGATCGACTTATTCATGCTCGACATACAGGTCGTCGACAAGTGGGTCAAGCGGTAAACGCATGAGTCCGTTGGAGACAACAGTGAAGGGTCCGGTCAATCTTTGGAAGCGTGGAGGCCTGAGCTGGCTCGAATTGGGGCGTCGTCTTTGGAAGGAAATTGAAGACGATGAGGTGTTAGGCCGCGGCGCACAGCTCGCGTACTACTTTTTGCTCGCGTTGTTCCCGATGCTCTTGTTCCTCACGGCCTTGCTTGGGTTATTCCCGATCAACACATCGACATCAGCCCTACTTCAGTATGCCGAAGAGATCCTGCCGGCAGACGCACTCGGCATTCTGCAACGGTACTTGGATCATGTCGTACAGGGCAGCGGGAAGGAGATTCTCTCCTTAGGTATTCTTGGCGCGCTATGGGTGTCATCGAGCGGAGTGACCGCTATCATAGACGCGCTGAACGTTGCCTATAATGCGACCGAAACGCGGCCATTCTGGAAAGTCAGGCTGACCGGCATTGTGCTCACCATAGGCTTGGCTGGGTTTGTGATTCTATCCGCGGTGCTAGTGCTGTTCGGTGGGTACTTGGCGGAGTGGGCCTCAAAGTTTCTCGGATTCGGTCTGTTCTTCGAGATCACGTGGAAAGTGCTCCAATGGCCTCTAGCGTTTACCCTGATGGTGTTGGCCATAGGTATCATCTATTATGCCTGTCCCAATGTTGAGCAAGAATGGCGTTGGGTAACCCCAGGCGCTGTCGTCGCCGTCTTCCTATGGTTGTGCGTTTCACTGGCGTTTAAGGTCTATGTGACCAACTTCGGGAATTACAACGCAGCCTACGGATCCATCGGTGGCGTGATTGTGCTTATGCTGTGGCTATACCTAAGCGGTACGGTGATTTTGCTCGGTGGTGAAATCAATGCCGAGATCGAAGCCGCTGCCCGAGACGATGCGCGGCAAGTGTGAACTCGCATCAGGACGAATGATGAGTCTTCGGCGATTAGGACGTATCCTCGATGTGACATCATGGACAACTTCAGCTGTTTCAGGATCCGGAAGTGTGCAAGATTGGATGTTTCACAGCTATCGCCGGAACAACCTCGGCATCGACTTGGAGGTGCAGTGTGCCTAATCGACGAGCCGTCGACCGTCACCTATGGGAAATCGTCGCGGTCAAGGATCTTCTCTGGATCCTCGGCGTACTGTTGCTCTGTTGGATCGGCTACACGCTCATGTCGATTCTCACCCCGATTCTTCTCGGGCTTGGCTTTGCCTATCTCTTCAATCCGCTGATTACGCTCATGCATCGACGTTGGAGAATCCCGCGACTCCTGACAGTCTGTCTTCTCATGATATTGTTGCTCCTCCTGTTGAGCGCGACGCTGGTGTGGATCGGACCGATCTTTTCGAGCCAGCTGATGAGTTTGATCAACAAGATTCCAGGATACGTCACGACGCTTACAACCCATTATAACGTGGACATGCACAGCCTCTTTCCGCAACTGACCGATTTAGTCGGCAGGATTAAGACTGATCCGATGAGTATCCTTGAACCGTTGTTGACCGGGACCGGGCAGGCCTTCGGCTTGCTCGGAACTGTCATCGGTTCCACGCTGAACATCACGCTGGTATTAGTGTTGGTCCCGATTTTTTTCATTCTGTTTGCCTTGAATTTTGACCGGCTCACGTCCCGGATCATGACGATGATCCCGCCCGCCGCCCGTCCACGAACCGCAGACGTGTTGGAACGAATGGATCGTGCCGTGAACGGATTTTTTCGAGGCCGCTTCATCATCGGCCTCATCACCGCCGCATTGTATGCCTTCGGATGGGCCTTCGCGGAGGTGCCGTACTGGGCGCTGCTCGGGATTGCCACTGGAATCCTGACCATCATTCCGTATGCATCCGCCATTGGCTGGCCCCTCGCCGTCTTGCTCAAGTACCTGGACGTGCTCGCTTCTTCAGATAGCGGTGCCGGCTGGTTGGCGATCGTGATCTGGCCGAGCGTCACTTATCTGGCCGTGCAGTTCGTCGAAAGTTGGATTCTCACGCCATGGATCCAGAGTCAGTCTCTTGACCTGAGCGTCCCCACGGTGATGATCGTCGTCCTGATCGGCGGCGCGGTCGGTGGATTCTTCGGTTTATTGCTTGCGATTCCTGTCGCGGCCTGCATGAAGATTCTCTTGGAAGAGTACGTCTTGCCGGCCAGGATGTCCTCGGCCCCATGACCCTAGTCATCCAAACAGGAAGCCTGTCACGTCGATAACTGCAGCCGACTCGTATTCGAGAGGACGGGTCATAGAGACTTCAAAAGGCTAACGATGCACATCGCGCACCTATGGCACCAACTCCGACAGAGCTTCTGGTTTGTTCCCAGCCTCATTACCATTGGCGCGGCGGTACTATCCCAAATCACCCTGAGACTGGATGAGACGTTTCCGTGGAGTAAGTATAACGGCCTGGGATGGATCTACTCCGGGAGCGGTGAGGGCGCCGGCATCCTCCTCTCGGCTATCGTCGGTTCCATGATCACGGCGACGAGCATTACGTTTTCCATGACTCTCGTGGCGTTGACGTTGACTGCCTCGCAGTATGGGCCGCGATTGCTCCAAAATTTCATGCGTCGGCCGGGTAGTCAAATCGTCCTTGGAACGTTCCTCGCCACGTTTATTTTCAGCTTGCTGGTCTTGCGATCGGTTCAGATCAATGGCGAAGCAGCCGTCATTCCGCACTTGTCGGTGACGGTCGCCGTGGGTTTGACCATCGCGAGCGTGGGTGTCCTCATCTTTTTTATTCATCACATCGCCAAGGCCATCCAAGCCGACACCATCATCGGGCAGGTTTATGCGGACCTGTTGGACTCGATCGACCGTATGTTTCCGGAGCAAATCGGTGAAGGTCGCTCGACCGATAGGGACCATCAGCCGGTGCGGATCGTACCTGACGAAGCTTCCCTCCACCGCTACAGGCATGAAGGAGTCCCGGTCCATTCGGCATCGACGGGGTACCTGCAGGCCATCGATGCCGAGGGGCTGCTCGAATTGGCTGTGGAACACCATCTCGTAATCCTCCTCCACCGCCGTCCTGGACATTTCATTATTCAGAATCAGCGGATCGCCACGCTATGCCCATCGCAGCATGACAACCTGAACGAGTCAAGCATGCATGTGTGCGATCTCTTGATCCTAGGGCAGGAACGGACATCTGAGCAAGACGTGGAATTTGCCATCTTGCAGTTAGTTGAAATAGCGGTGAGAGCGCTTTCTCCTGGCATCAACGACCCGCACACCGCCATGCGATGTCTGGACTGGCTCGGCGCGGCACTCTGTCGCATTTCGGAACGTCGCCTCCCAGACCCTCACCGTTACGACTCGCAAGGAAATATCCGTGTGATTGCGGAACGAGCCGCACCGGCTGGACTAGTCGACGTCGCCTTTCATCAGATTCGACAGGCTTCTGCGGGAAAGCCGGCGCTGCTCATTCGACTGCTTGAATCCCTGGCGTCGATTGCCGCTCAGGTTCAAGACCGGAGCATGTTGGAAGCCTTACAACGACATGCCGACATGATTTTACGAGAAAGCCGACACAGCGTGCCGGAATTGCTCGATCGCGCTGATATCGAACGGCACTATCGAGACATCCTGGACTACTTTCGTCGCCGGGAAGAGCGACTCATGCTCGGCCCGACGACGTCCTGATGATGCACGGTCGATAGAGCCCCGGTCCACAAACGGAGTTCAGTATCATCCTGAACAAAATGCAGAATCTTTAATCGGTTATCAGACATTCAACGAATAACTTTTTGCCAGTCGCCGTAACGATCTTCGATCGGACCACATCGAATGTTAAGCGCAATCAGCACCAGACCACTGGCGACGCTAATCCACGGCCAACTCAGAACGGCGCCGTCAAGAATCCAGGCAGCGAGGAGCAGCCATGCTCCGCACAGGAGGTTCACCACGCGCACCGGGCGGGCGGGTTCGGCGAACGCCACCACCGAAAATGTCACGACCAGCGCGCCCACGATGTGCGTGCTATCGGCAACAGTTCCGACCAAGTGCAACAGGGTGGGCGCAGCCATCAACCCTACTCCAACCATTGTGCTCAACCACAAATTCCAGGGGGCAGAGAACGCTTCAATGCTGTGCAGCATTTCTGAAAGCAGCGACCGAGTTTGTATCTTTGGTTCATCCATCGCGCTGTGTTCACCGTGCCAAAAGACGCGCCAGACGTTGCCCCCTGTACGTCGTGCGCGAAGGAGAAACTGACCGGTCGCAATCACTTCGTCCAGCGCCGGCGACACCATCAGCAACATGACCACCGATGCCACAAGACATAGTGTGCACCAGTCGCCGATACCGACCGGTTGGAGGATTACCAAAACAATGCTGGTGACACCGGGAGGGATGATGAAGAGACCGAACAACACCACCATCCATGGCATGGTACGCCAGCGTCGCACTCCCCCGATCAGCCCGGCCAGAGCGTCGAGCAGGTATGAGAGCGCTCCCAAACCAGCGTCGGACACCGGAAACGCTTTCGAGACATCCGAGGTGAGGACGCGTCTTGTGCTCTCGCCGAACAAGGGGTCCCATGGATGCACAATGTGCCCGAGTTGAAATGCCGCGAGATACCGAGCGAGAAAAAATCCGAGCATTGCCAGAAAGACGATCGCCAATCGTTGCACCCATCCGGAAGGGTTGTAACTCCAGCCTGGCGGAGCACCAGAGCCGGGGTCGTCACGACCGAACTGCGGGATAACGGCAGCGAACGTAATCACCAGTGCGCCGACGAGCAAGTCGTTGTTATAGACGGCAGCATTCGAGGCCCAGAACACCAGGGGCGCGCTCATCAACCAGAAGCCCACCCCGCATACGGTCCAAGTCGCCCAACCATGGTGAAGGGCCAACAGACTGAATAAGATAATCGCCGCGCCGCTCGCGAGATCGCTCCACATCAGCGCGGGCTCGATTGGGCCGAGCGCCGGCACCGTACCGATGAGCCACAAACCGAGCAGCATGTTCGCCACATGCGGCCAGGACGGGCCGTCGGAAACGGTCTTTGCTTTCAAATCGTTTTCTCGATACCAGTTCACGGGGTCGGATTGTAGTTCGGTGAGCATCTTCGGCAATGTTTCACGCAGCGAATGTTTCGGATTCCAACCGAGCAACGCACGGGCGCGGGAAATATCAAGTGCGTAGTGATCGTCAGAGATGTCGATCATCCACGGCTTGATGAACGGATCGGCGCCCGGCAACATGGTACGGAGCCAGGCGCCAAGCTTCGCGACAGGCTTAGGAAGGCGATAGGTGTTCCATTCATAGCCATGAAGCCGTCGACTGATCGTGCGTTGGAGTTCGTCATAGCTCAGCGTGTCCGGCTCGCCGATGAGCAGGGTTGTAACCGGTGGAAGATCCTTGCGACGCTCGACGGCGAGTACCAAGGCTTCAACCATATCATCCATGTGCACGAAAGAGGCTCCATGGGTGAGGTCGCCCGAATACAGATGGCCGATAAACTGCTGCTCGTAGATGCGCTTGATTTGATGTGAGATGGGAATCGAATGGCACTGATCGTCATATACCCCGGCAATGCGCAGCAGAACCACCGGTACGGCCCCTCTCTCACGCAGAATCAGTTCCTCAGTCGCCACCTTCGACTTGGGATAGGCCCATTTCGGCTTGAGTGGCCACTCTTCGTTGAGCCGTTCACCCGGTTTGCACGGCGCGTGCACAAGCATGGTACTGGAAAAGATGAATTGCTCGACCTCAAAGTCGCGCAACCCACGCAACAGCCGTTCAGTGCCCCGCACGGTGACTTGCTCGTACAAGGGACTCGGCTCACCGGAAAAACTATAGTAGGCGGCAAGATGGATGACGGAGGTAATTCGTGTATGTCCGAGCCCGTGGACTTTGTCCAACGCAGCCCGCACACTGTGATCCGAGGTCAGGTCGCAATCGATGACGTGCTCGGTGTCCGGAGGCGGATGGGGTGGCCCTTCGCGATCGAACCCCATTTCGATAAAGCTTTCGCCGACACGATCAATAAACGAGCTACCGATACGACCACTGCTGCCTGTGATGATTAATGTGCCCAGTCCCTTTTCAATCGTCGCGGTCTTTTTCATGTTCCCCTTAATCGTCCGGATCCGGTCTCACAGGATAGTAAAATGGCCGGGGAGTCGACATCGTTTGTAAGAAACACGCAACCACACCAGGATGGTCAAGCAGGTTTGAGTAGGACTGTGCTCTCTGCTCTATGAGCGACTTAATACAGTACATCAATGTTTCGTATCTCGCTTCCTATGGTGTTACGTCCCCCGAACTTCCACCTTCAGATAGATTGCTTCAAAGGTATGAGGGACGCAACACTTCCTCAGCGCGTAGTCGTTATGCTGCGCGTTCGCGATATTGCTCAGCCCGTACTTCCACGCTGGACGATTCAGGCGTACCGGTCAAGCCGCCGACGATCGACAATCCCAATGTAATAATAGCGAGCGCGGCCAGCCACATCGCAATGGCTCCCATGCGATCGAGTGCGCGATTGCCGGTCTCGACGGATTGTTCCTTGACCTGCTGCGTGACCTGTTGAGCCTTGTCTTTCAGTGGCTCGATGAGACCGATGGTCGAATCAACCAATTGGCTTGCCTGAGGTTCGGTCATGTCCATCTTGGTCGTCATGATGTTGATGGCCGCGGCGCGATCCAAAGCCATGAGTTTCTGCTGGAGTTCTTGGAGGGCCGATTCCGCCACCTGTCGCGGTGGCTGCCCGCTTCGCGAGGCGTCCGCTACGCGCTCCGCATCTTTCCGGATCTCGCCTGGCTGGAGCTCCTTCTTGCCGGTCGCCGCTAGAATTGATTCGGCTTGGCGACGCAGTTCGTCCAATGAAATGGACGGCTTCGCATCACGTAGTTGAGAAGCGGCAGCCGAGACCACAGTCGTGGCCCCTTGACCGAGGCTATTGAGCGTCGCACCAAAGGCGGAAAAGACACCACCTAACAAGGTCGCCATGACGGTCGTGGTCAACCATGCGAAAACTAGCCAATTGACGCCCCAGACAATCACACCGTGATAGAGTCCATCGCTGCGCAGCGGGCTGCCCGACATGCGAGCCGTGATATAGCCGCCTATGAAAGCAGAAATGAGCATGGAGATGCCTGTCCAGATTCCTGTTCCGATCGGTACACCTCCCGCCGGTTCAGCATCCTGAAGATCGATAGACCATGCGCCGATCGCCAGCCCAAGCAGAGTGAGCACCAATAGTTGCCTCATTAATTGTCTCATCATCATGGCCTCCTATCGGGTTCCACTACATTGGGATGCGCGCCTATCCTGCTACACGCGCCCATAACACTGTATAACCGTGCGTAGGACGTTACCGTTAAGATTCGACTCGCCCCTATATCAGCTACCGTAAATCTTCGAGTGTTTTGCCAGGAGCTTCCAAGCCAGATTTTGGGAGCTCCTTGAGTTTGACCACGGCATGGGCGACACCTCGGGAACTCAGTTGCGCCGCGACCTTGTCTCCGGTCTTGTGAAGACCTTGGACGTTCGTCTCGGGTTGGATATTCACATGAATTTCCGATCCGTTCGGCTGTTTGATCACGTACGTCTCCTCCACTCGCGTAATTTCCCCCATCACGGTACGACAGGGTTGATTTGCGGTGCAGTGATCGCTGGGGGGAAATTGAACCGTCTCCATAACGTGCCCGGCCTGCGACGGTTGACTCTGTTCGGCAAAAGCCGAGGAGGCCAACGGCAGAGAAAGCACGGCGAGGGCGAGAACACCTGATGTTGGGAATACCTTCATGGGACAACTCCTTTCGTGTGTATACGTACGCTGAACATCGGGAAACACTATGTCAGCGAATTCAGCGGTCGCATTGATATATGATGGTTCGCATCAGCGTGACTATGCGGTTTTCTCGGGACGGGAAGAACTGGAACAAACCCTAGAGATGCGGCATATCGCATAGCGTTGACTGTCGCACCTGCTCGTTTGATGAAAACGATGTGGGAACTTTTCCTTAACGGAAGGCCGTAAGTAGGTTTATCCTCGTGCGGTCGAGCCTAATTCCTTCGACCAGAACAGGAACATGCCGTGGCCGCCTCTTGTAGGTGTGCCGCCGTCTGCATCACGAAAAATGCCGAAATTATAAGTGTAATTGAGTTCGATCTGTGAACGCCAAGGAGCGCCGGAGACAACACCCACACCCAGCGTGGGCATGGAGTCCGTGACCTGTTTGATCCTACCCTGCGAACTAAATCGCGCCTGCTCAACGAAGGCCCACCCCGCTTCGACATACGGGTACAGAAAAAAGAGAGCTTCGTAACGGTATTGCACATTCGCGATCGCATAATGTCTTGGCATCAGTTCATTAAATGCCACACCATGGATCATCGGGAGCGCTACCGCGTCCCATTCATAACCGGTCGGACGTCCAGGAAGGCGGAATGTACTGAAGCGATCCAGATCTTTCCCAATCCCTCCATGTAAACTGGCGACCAGGCGATGTTTATCGCTGTTTAAGAGAGGGAGACCTGTGGCTGCCAACACATATCCGCTCATCGATAAATACGTACGTTCTTGTTTGAAATCAGGCGTGTCGAATGGAGGCCCTCCCCATGCGACCCACTTCGCGCGATGTCCATAGAATATATCTCCACCAAGCGTCACACCGGCATGTGGCAATTCCATAAGATTGCGTGTCATGGCATCCGTTCGGACTCTAAAATGGATCCGACCTTCATAGGTATCGCTCGGCACGCCATACTGCGGTGAAGTATGTCCTGTCCCTTTG is a genomic window of Candidatus Nitrospira kreftii containing:
- a CDS encoding hypothetical protein (conserved membrane protein of unknown function); protein product: MPNRRAVDRHLWEIVAVKDLLWILGVLLLCWIGYTLMSILTPILLGLGFAYLFNPLITLMHRRWRIPRLLTVCLLMILLLLLLSATLVWIGPIFSSQLMSLINKIPGYVTTLTTHYNVDMHSLFPQLTDLVGRIKTDPMSILEPLLTGTGQAFGLLGTVIGSTLNITLVLVLVPIFFILFALNFDRLTSRIMTMIPPAARPRTADVLERMDRAVNGFFRGRFIIGLITAALYAFGWAFAEVPYWALLGIATGILTIIPYASAIGWPLAVLLKYLDVLASSDSGAGWLAIVIWPSVTYLAVQFVESWILTPWIQSQSLDLSVPTVMIVVLIGGAVGGFFGLLLAIPVAACMKILLEEYVLPARMSSAP
- a CDS encoding putative ribonuclease-like protein YfkH, encoding MSPLETTVKGPVNLWKRGGLSWLELGRRLWKEIEDDEVLGRGAQLAYYFLLALFPMLLFLTALLGLFPINTSTSALLQYAEEILPADALGILQRYLDHVVQGSGKEILSLGILGALWVSSSGVTAIIDALNVAYNATETRPFWKVRLTGIVLTIGLAGFVILSAVLVLFGGYLAEWASKFLGFGLFFEITWKVLQWPLAFTLMVLAIGIIYYACPNVEQEWRWVTPGAVVAVFLWLCVSLAFKVYVTNFGNYNAAYGSIGGVIVLMLWLYLSGTVILLGGEINAEIEAAARDDARQV
- a CDS encoding putative Outer membrane channel, yielding MQGLGHQVHGTIMSAHVRKALRTAMASLAAFISCVVLLGGLIIHNPGLSAAESSSQEPTPMEEPTPLAGHDFRTKLFGEEIHVDSRDRRSVTAASFGIQWIPDGPSQLEVLPFGALYVWRNWDDNNRRLRGTFSGAVNDLDYSIGLRSFPNWTLIFSLDNFIVPLGRSEYVEGQRIRETEIEWSYVFGGVGIGYRLPVRPFRQDSAVNIFLTYEPGYRWFKGTGHTSPQYGVPSDTYEGRIHFRVRTDAMTRNLMELPHAGVTLGGDIFYGHRAKWVAWGGPPFDTPDFKQERTYLSMSGYVLAATGLPLLNSDKHRLVASLHGGIGKDLDRFSTFRLPGRPTGYEWDAVALPMIHGVAFNELMPRHYAIANVQYRYEALFFLYPYVEAGWAFVEQARFSSQGRIKQVTDSMPTLGVGVVSGAPWRSQIELNYTYNFGIFRDADGGTPTRGGHGMFLFWSKELGSTARG
- a CDS encoding hypothetical protein (conserved membrane protein of unknown function), encoding MHIAHLWHQLRQSFWFVPSLITIGAAVLSQITLRLDETFPWSKYNGLGWIYSGSGEGAGILLSAIVGSMITATSITFSMTLVALTLTASQYGPRLLQNFMRRPGSQIVLGTFLATFIFSLLVLRSVQINGEAAVIPHLSVTVAVGLTIASVGVLIFFIHHIAKAIQADTIIGQVYADLLDSIDRMFPEQIGEGRSTDRDHQPVRIVPDEASLHRYRHEGVPVHSASTGYLQAIDAEGLLELAVEHHLVILLHRRPGHFIIQNQRIATLCPSQHDNLNESSMHVCDLLILGQERTSEQDVEFAILQLVEIAVRALSPGINDPHTAMRCLDWLGAALCRISERRLPDPHRYDSQGNIRVIAERAAPAGLVDVAFHQIRQASAGKPALLIRLLESLASIAAQVQDRSMLEALQRHADMILRESRHSVPELLDRADIERHYRDILDYFRRREERLMLGPTTS
- a CDS encoding hypothetical protein (conserved membrane protein of unknown function), which gives rise to MMRQLMRQLLVLTLLGLAIGAWSIDLQDAEPAGGVPIGTGIWTGISMLISAFIGGYITARMSGSPLRSDGLYHGVIVWGVNWLVFAWLTTTVMATLLGGVFSAFGATLNSLGQGATTVVSAAASQLRDAKPSISLDELRRQAESILAATGKKELQPGEIRKDAERVADASRSGQPPRQVAESALQELQQKLMALDRAAAINIMTTKMDMTEPQASQLVDSTIGLIEPLKDKAQQVTQQVKEQSVETGNRALDRMGAIAMWLAALAIITLGLSIVGGLTGTPESSSVEVRAEQYRERAA
- a CDS encoding Vitamin K epoxide reductase; protein product: MKKTATIEKGLGTLIITGSSGRIGSSFIDRVGESFIEMGFDREGPPHPPPDTEHVIDCDLTSDHSVRAALDKVHGLGHTRITSVIHLAAYYSFSGEPSPLYEQVTVRGTERLLRGLRDFEVEQFIFSSTMLVHAPCKPGERLNEEWPLKPKWAYPKSKVATEELILRERGAVPVVLLRIAGVYDDQCHSIPISHQIKRIYEQQFIGHLYSGDLTHGASFVHMDDMVEALVLAVERRKDLPPVTTLLIGEPDTLSYDELQRTISRRLHGYEWNTYRLPKPVAKLGAWLRTMLPGADPFIKPWMIDISDDHYALDISRARALLGWNPKHSLRETLPKMLTELQSDPVNWYRENDLKAKTVSDGPSWPHVANMLLGLWLIGTVPALGPIEPALMWSDLASGAAIILFSLLALHHGWATWTVCGVGFWLMSAPLVFWASNAAVYNNDLLVGALVITFAAVIPQFGRDDPGSGAPPGWSYNPSGWVQRLAIVFLAMLGFFLARYLAAFQLGHIVHPWDPLFGESTRRVLTSDVSKAFPVSDAGLGALSYLLDALAGLIGGVRRWRTMPWMVVLFGLFIIPPGVTSIVLVILQPVGIGDWCTLCLVASVVMLLMVSPALDEVIATGQFLLRARRTGGNVWRVFWHGEHSAMDEPKIQTRSLLSEMLHSIEAFSAPWNLWLSTMVGVGLMAAPTLLHLVGTVADSTHIVGALVVTFSVVAFAEPARPVRVVNLLCGAWLLLAAWILDGAVLSWPWISVASGLVLIALNIRCGPIEDRYGDWQKVIR
- a CDS encoding hypothetical protein (conserved exported protein of unknown function); translated protein: MKVFPTSGVLALAVLSLPLASSAFAEQSQPSQAGHVMETVQFPPSDHCTANQPCRTVMGEITRVEETYVIKQPNGSEIHVNIQPETNVQGLHKTGDKVAAQLSSRGVAHAVVKLKELPKSGLEAPGKTLEDLR
- a CDS encoding Oxidoreductase, which gives rise to MAPRKIQPSRSRIRRIRYAVIGLGHIAQIAVLPAFRNARRNSDLVTIVSGDKAKRRVIAGQYELRRTYSYDEYDRLLTSGTIDAVYVTLPNHMHRWYVERALRAGIHVLCEKPLGLTATDCRAMVRAASRTETQLMVAYRLHFDEANLRMVELIHSGRLGHIRIFHSLFTQQVRAGDTRLKADVGGGPLHDIGIYCINAARYLFQAEPTEVFAAASRTGDARFRKVPEMHAVIMRFPADRLATFVSSFGAADRAEYDVVGTKGTARLESAYEYAEGMRALITVGDRPKTIHYPKRDQFGPQLLYFSDCILHKRSPGPSGLEGTLDVAIIEALQESAARGRSVKIRCRDTPVRRPSLSQLARCPAVSSPRLVRAPSPTK